In Phragmites australis chromosome 17, lpPhrAust1.1, whole genome shotgun sequence, the following are encoded in one genomic region:
- the LOC133897405 gene encoding DNA mismatch repair protein MSH6-like isoform X2: MSSSASRRLSNGRSPLVRKQSQITAFFSSPSPSPSPSGPNHGASKPSPSPLNPSARRRPPLAAASHSPPKPPPPPQEEKKGKKDKKERDAAAAAAPAPSAEVVGRRLRVYWPLDDAWYDGRVEAYDAGSCRHRVKYDDGDEEEVDLGKEKFEWATGEESTPPPRARKLRRLRRMSDTAVAKSPAAADEEDGAGDSTEDENWKTDAVSEDDSEVELDDEEDEDVAARSRKGKSRNSLLMSGSAPSTLDSGLTSASGSTISKRKKVDVGSLDCAKKFSFEAVNATGKVESEVPMNCDPREQTTEKVPTALTREAAERFGQRDAEKFKFLGKARKDAKGRRPGNPGYDPRTLFLSSQFLKSLTGGQRQWWEFKSQHMDKVLFFKMGKFYELFEMDAHVGAKELDLQYMKGEQPHCGFPEKNLSVNLEKLAKKGYRVLVVEQTETPEQLELRRKEMGIKDKVVRREICAVVTKGTLTEGESLLVNPDPSYLLSVTESYQHSSKKSQDACIIGVCIVDVSTSKFIVGQFHDDPERHGLCSILSEMRPVEIIKPAKMLSPETEKALKNNTREPLVNELLPSTEFWDAEKTVHEIKQYYSSAEKSNTVNDEQNSVGCLPNLLSELIGLGDRTHGLSALGGCLFYLRQTLLDEKVLPCAEFEPLACSGLINNIQKHMILDAAALENLEILENLRTGDLSGTLYAQLNHCVTGFGKRLLKRWIARPLYDRRAILQRQSAIATFKGVGHQYAVHFCKDLSRLPDMERLLARLFSSCDENRRSSSVVLYEDASKRLLQQFTTALRGCQQMFQTCSSISMLICTEGSQLNDLLSPGKGLPNVSAILDRFRDAFDWSEADRNGRIIPREGCDPEYDATCNAIEEIESSLKKYLKEQRKLLRHASVNYVNVGKDIYLIEVPESLGGAVPGNYELQSTKKGFYRYWTPEVKELISELSKAEAEKESKLKGILQKLIQLFVEHHSEWRQLVSVVAELDVLISIAIASDYFEGSTCRPTIKESNDLDDTPTFHARNLGHPILRSDSLGKGSFVPNDVKIGGPGNASFIVLTGPNMGGKSTLLRQVCLTIILAQIGADVPAENLELSLVDHIFVRMGARDHIMAGQSTFLVELMETASVLSSATKNSLVALDELGRGTSTSDGQAIAASVLEYLVHHVQCLGLFSTHYHRLAVEHKDTKVSLCHMACEVGVGGGMEEVTFLYRLTLGSCPKSYGVNVARLAGIPASVLQMANEKSSDFEANYGKRHRMTKDKHVSAQSEDKFSAIRDLFRIVKAWHRHGDQAESLSMLCEVQKCAKVQAVED; encoded by the exons ATGTCGTCGTCGGCGTCGCGCCGCCTCAGCAACGGCCGCTCGCCGCTCGTGCGGAAGCAGAGCCAGATCAcagccttcttctcctccccctccccctccccttccccctccGGCCCGAACCATGGCGCATCCAAGccatcgccgtcgccgctgAACCCTAGTGCGAGGAGGAGGCCCCCGCTCGCCGCGGCCTCCCATTCCCCTCccaagccaccgccgccgccgcaggaagagaagaaggggaagaaggATAAGAAGGAGAGGGATGCCGCCGCGGCGGCTGCGCCTGCGCCTTCGGCGGAGGTGGTGGGAAGGCGGCTGCGGGTGTACTGGCCGCTGGACGACGCGTGGTACGACGGGAGGGTAGAGGCCTACGACGCGGGCTCCTGCAGGCACCGCGTGAAgtacgacgacggcgacgaggaggaggtcgacctCGGGAAGGAGAAGTTCGAGTGGGCCACCGGTGAGGAGTCCACCCCACCGCCGCGGGCGAGGAAGCTGCGGCGTCTCCGGCGGATGTCTGATACTGCGGTGGCAAAATCACCGGCTGCGGCGGATGAGGAGGATGGAGCAGGGGATTCCACCGAGGACGAGAACTGGAAGACGGATGCTGTGTCGGAGGATGATTCCGAGGTGGAGCTGGAtgacgaagaggatgaggacGTTGCGGCGAGATCACGAAAGGGAAAGTCGAGGAATTCCTTGCTGATGTCAGGTTCAGCGCCTTCAACATTGGATTCTGGTTTGACATCAGCGTCAGGATCAACAATTTCGAAGAGGAAAAAAGTGGATGTTGGCTCCTTGGATTGCGCTAAAAAGTTCAGCTTTGAAGCAGTTAATGCCACTGGAAAAGTTGAATCAGAAGTGCCAATGAACTGTGACCCGA GGGAGCAAACTACAGAGAAGGTACCCACTGCTCTTACCAGAGAGGCGGCTGAGCGCTTTGGACAGCGGGATGCAGAAAAATTTAAATTCCTTGGCAA AGCGCGCAAAGATGCAAAAGGCAGACGTCCTGGAAACCCTGGCTATGATCCAAGAACCCTTTTCTTGTCTTCCCAGTTCTTGAAGAGTTTGACAGGTGGACAG AGGCAATGGTGGGAATTTAAATCACAGCACATGGATAAGGTTTTGTTCTTCAAG ATGGGCAAGTTCTACGAATTATTTGAGATGGATGCTCATGTTGGGGCGAAGGAGCTTGATCTTCAGTACATGAAG GGTGAACAACCTCACTGTGGATTCCCAGAGAAGAATTTATCAgtaaatttggaaaaattagcTAAGAAG GGTTATCGAGTTCTGGTTGTGGAGCAGACTGAAACGCCAGAGCAGCTTGAACTTCGACGCAAGGAGATGGGTATAAAAGATAAG GTGGTGAGGCGTGAAATATGTGCAGTGGTCACAAAAGGAACACTGACAGAAGGAGAGTCCCTGCTGGTGAACCCAGATCCATCGTATCTCCTGTCTGTGACTGAAAGTTATCAACATAGTTCAAAGAAGAGTCAAGACGCTTGTATCATTGGTGTTTGCATAGTTGATGTTTCTACAAGCAAATTTATTGTAGGACAG ttcCATGATGATCCTGAGCGCCATGGGTTATGTTCGATTTTGTCTGAAATGAGGCCTGTAGAAATCATCAAGCCAGCTAAAATGCTGAGTCCAGAAACTGAAAAGGCATTAAAGAACAACACAAGGGAGCCTTTAGTAAATGAGCTGCTTCCATCCACAGAATTCTGGGATGCAGAAAAGACTGTTCATGAGATAAAGCAGTACTACAGCTCAGCAGAAAAATCAAACACTGTCAATGATGAACAAAACAGTGTGGGCTGTCTTCCTAACCTATTAAGTGAGCTAATCGGATTAGGTGACAGGACACATGGACTTTCTGCTCTTGGAGgttgtttattttatttaagGCAAACCCTTCTGGATGAGAAGGTACTTCCATGTGCTGAATTTGAGCCCCTTGCATGCTCGGGGCTCATCAACAACATCCAAAAGCATATGATACTTGATGCCGCAGCACTGGAAAatctagaaattttagaaaatcttaGAACTGGTGATCTGTCAGG GACCCTGTATGCACAATTGAATCATTGTGTTACTGGATTTGGAAAGAGGCTGCTCAAACGGTGGATTGCGAGGCCATTGTATGATCGCAGAGCAATACTACAGCGTCAAAGTGCTATTGCTACTTTCAAG GGAGTTGGGCATCAATATGCTGTTCACTTTTGTAAGGATTTGTCTAGGCTCCCCGATATGGAGCGCCTGCTTGCACGTCTTTTTTCTAGCTG TGATGAAAACAGGAGAAGTTCATCAGTTGTTCTTTATGAAGATGCATCAAAGAGACTGCTTCAACAGTTCACTACTGCTCTTCGTGGTTGCCAGCAGATGTTCCAAACATGTTCTTCTATTAGTATGTTGATATGCACAGAGGGATCTCAACTAAATGATTTGCTCTCACCAG GCAAAGGGCTACCGAATGTATCAGCTATTTTAGATCGCTTCAGAGATGCATTTGATTGGTCAGAAGCAGATCGTAATGGTCGGATCATACCTCGTGAAGGTTGTGATCCTGAATATGATGCCACTTGCAATGCAATAGAGGAGATCGAATCTAGTCTAAAAAAATACCTGAAGGAGCAACGGAAGCTGTTGCGTCATGCATCG GTTAATTATGTTAATGTTGGAAAGGATATCTACCTCATTGAAGTGCCTGAGAGCCTGGGAGGTGCTGTTCCTGGAAATTACGAGTTGCAGTCTACAAAAAAG GGTTTCTATCGGTACTGGACACCAGAAGTGAAAGAACTAATATCAGAACTTTCGAAGGCTGAGGCGGAGAAAGAATCAAAATTGAAAGGCATTCTTCAGAAGCTGATTCAGCTATTTGTTGAGCATCACAGCGAGTGGAGACAATTGGTTTCTGTTGTTGCTG AGCTTGATGTCTTGATAAGTATTGCTATTGCGAGTGATTATTTTGAGGGATCAACATGCCGCCCAACTATCAAAGAATCAAATGACCTAGATGATACTCCTACTTTCCATGCAAGAAATCTTGGGCATCCCATTCTACGAAGTGATTCCTTAGGCAAGGGTTCTTTTGTACCAAATGATGTTAAGATAGGTGGGCCTGGGAACGCCAGCTTTATTGTTCTTACTGGTCCGAATATGGGTGGCAAATCAACTCTTTTACGCCAAGtttgtcttaccattatatTGGCACAG ATTGGAGCAGATGTTCCTGCCGAAAACCTTGAGCTCTCTCTTGTTGACCATATATTTGTTCGAATGGGAGCAAGGGATCATATTATGGCTGGCCAAAGTACATTCTTGGTGGAGCTCATGGAGACTGCTTCGgtgctt TCATCAGCTACCAAAAATTCTCTTGTCGCTTTAGATGAGCTTGGACGGGGTACATCAACTTCTGATGGACAAGCTATTGC GGCGTCTGTTCTAGAATATCTTGTTCATCATGTGCAGTGTCTAGGCTTGTTTTCTACGCACTATCATAGGCTAGCAGTGGAACACAAGGATACCAAG GTATCACTTTGTCATATGGCATGCGAGGTAGGAGTGGGAGGAGGAATGGAAGAAGTGACTTTCCTTTATAGATTAACACTTGGTTCATGCCCCAAAAGCTATGGTGTAAATGTTGCTCGATTGGCAG GAATACCGGCTTCAGTGCTTCAAATGGCTAACGAGAAGTCAAGTGACTTTGAGGCCAATTATGGGAAGCGACACCGTATGACCAAAGATAAGCATGTCAGTGCGCAGAGTGAGGATAAATTTTCTGCCATTAGGGATTTGTTCCGTATTGTGAAGGCATGGCATCGTCATGGTGATCAGGCAGAAAGTTTAAGTATGCTCTGTGAAGTACAGAAGTGTGCCAAGGTGCAAGCTGTGGAAGATTAA
- the LOC133897405 gene encoding DNA mismatch repair protein MSH6-like isoform X1 has protein sequence MSSSASRRLSNGRSPLVRKQSQITAFFSSPSPSPSPSGPNHGASKPSPSPLNPSARRRPPLAAASHSPPKPPPPPQEEKKGKKDKKERDAAAAAAPAPSAEVVGRRLRVYWPLDDAWYDGRVEAYDAGSCRHRVKYDDGDEEEVDLGKEKFEWATGEESTPPPRARKLRRLRRMSDTAVAKSPAAADEEDGAGDSTEDENWKTDAVSEDDSEVELDDEEDEDVAARSRKGKSRNSLLMSGSAPSTLDSGLTSASGSTISKRKKVDVGSLDCAKKFSFEAVNATGKVESEVPMNCDPREQTTEKVPTALTREAAERFGQRDAEKFKFLGKARKDAKGRRPGNPGYDPRTLFLSSQFLKSLTGGQRQWWEFKSQHMDKVLFFKMGKFYELFEMDAHVGAKELDLQYMKGEQPHCGFPEKNLSVNLEKLAKKGYRVLVVEQTETPEQLELRRKEMGIKDKVVRREICAVVTKGTLTEGESLLVNPDPSYLLSVTESYQHSSKKSQDACIIGVCIVDVSTSKFIVGQFHDDPERHGLCSILSEMRPVEIIKPAKMLSPETEKALKNNTREPLVNELLPSTEFWDAEKTVHEIKQYYSSAEKSNTVNDEQNSVGCLPNLLSELIGLGDRTHGLSALGGCLFYLRQTLLDEKVLPCAEFEPLACSGLINNIQKHMILDAAALENLEILENLRTGDLSGTLYAQLNHCVTGFGKRLLKRWIARPLYDRRAILQRQSAIATFKGVGHQYAVHFCKDLSRLPDMERLLARLFSSCSDENRRSSSVVLYEDASKRLLQQFTTALRGCQQMFQTCSSISMLICTEGSQLNDLLSPGKGLPNVSAILDRFRDAFDWSEADRNGRIIPREGCDPEYDATCNAIEEIESSLKKYLKEQRKLLRHASVNYVNVGKDIYLIEVPESLGGAVPGNYELQSTKKGFYRYWTPEVKELISELSKAEAEKESKLKGILQKLIQLFVEHHSEWRQLVSVVAELDVLISIAIASDYFEGSTCRPTIKESNDLDDTPTFHARNLGHPILRSDSLGKGSFVPNDVKIGGPGNASFIVLTGPNMGGKSTLLRQVCLTIILAQIGADVPAENLELSLVDHIFVRMGARDHIMAGQSTFLVELMETASVLSSATKNSLVALDELGRGTSTSDGQAIAASVLEYLVHHVQCLGLFSTHYHRLAVEHKDTKVSLCHMACEVGVGGGMEEVTFLYRLTLGSCPKSYGVNVARLAGIPASVLQMANEKSSDFEANYGKRHRMTKDKHVSAQSEDKFSAIRDLFRIVKAWHRHGDQAESLSMLCEVQKCAKVQAVED, from the exons ATGTCGTCGTCGGCGTCGCGCCGCCTCAGCAACGGCCGCTCGCCGCTCGTGCGGAAGCAGAGCCAGATCAcagccttcttctcctccccctccccctccccttccccctccGGCCCGAACCATGGCGCATCCAAGccatcgccgtcgccgctgAACCCTAGTGCGAGGAGGAGGCCCCCGCTCGCCGCGGCCTCCCATTCCCCTCccaagccaccgccgccgccgcaggaagagaagaaggggaagaaggATAAGAAGGAGAGGGATGCCGCCGCGGCGGCTGCGCCTGCGCCTTCGGCGGAGGTGGTGGGAAGGCGGCTGCGGGTGTACTGGCCGCTGGACGACGCGTGGTACGACGGGAGGGTAGAGGCCTACGACGCGGGCTCCTGCAGGCACCGCGTGAAgtacgacgacggcgacgaggaggaggtcgacctCGGGAAGGAGAAGTTCGAGTGGGCCACCGGTGAGGAGTCCACCCCACCGCCGCGGGCGAGGAAGCTGCGGCGTCTCCGGCGGATGTCTGATACTGCGGTGGCAAAATCACCGGCTGCGGCGGATGAGGAGGATGGAGCAGGGGATTCCACCGAGGACGAGAACTGGAAGACGGATGCTGTGTCGGAGGATGATTCCGAGGTGGAGCTGGAtgacgaagaggatgaggacGTTGCGGCGAGATCACGAAAGGGAAAGTCGAGGAATTCCTTGCTGATGTCAGGTTCAGCGCCTTCAACATTGGATTCTGGTTTGACATCAGCGTCAGGATCAACAATTTCGAAGAGGAAAAAAGTGGATGTTGGCTCCTTGGATTGCGCTAAAAAGTTCAGCTTTGAAGCAGTTAATGCCACTGGAAAAGTTGAATCAGAAGTGCCAATGAACTGTGACCCGA GGGAGCAAACTACAGAGAAGGTACCCACTGCTCTTACCAGAGAGGCGGCTGAGCGCTTTGGACAGCGGGATGCAGAAAAATTTAAATTCCTTGGCAA AGCGCGCAAAGATGCAAAAGGCAGACGTCCTGGAAACCCTGGCTATGATCCAAGAACCCTTTTCTTGTCTTCCCAGTTCTTGAAGAGTTTGACAGGTGGACAG AGGCAATGGTGGGAATTTAAATCACAGCACATGGATAAGGTTTTGTTCTTCAAG ATGGGCAAGTTCTACGAATTATTTGAGATGGATGCTCATGTTGGGGCGAAGGAGCTTGATCTTCAGTACATGAAG GGTGAACAACCTCACTGTGGATTCCCAGAGAAGAATTTATCAgtaaatttggaaaaattagcTAAGAAG GGTTATCGAGTTCTGGTTGTGGAGCAGACTGAAACGCCAGAGCAGCTTGAACTTCGACGCAAGGAGATGGGTATAAAAGATAAG GTGGTGAGGCGTGAAATATGTGCAGTGGTCACAAAAGGAACACTGACAGAAGGAGAGTCCCTGCTGGTGAACCCAGATCCATCGTATCTCCTGTCTGTGACTGAAAGTTATCAACATAGTTCAAAGAAGAGTCAAGACGCTTGTATCATTGGTGTTTGCATAGTTGATGTTTCTACAAGCAAATTTATTGTAGGACAG ttcCATGATGATCCTGAGCGCCATGGGTTATGTTCGATTTTGTCTGAAATGAGGCCTGTAGAAATCATCAAGCCAGCTAAAATGCTGAGTCCAGAAACTGAAAAGGCATTAAAGAACAACACAAGGGAGCCTTTAGTAAATGAGCTGCTTCCATCCACAGAATTCTGGGATGCAGAAAAGACTGTTCATGAGATAAAGCAGTACTACAGCTCAGCAGAAAAATCAAACACTGTCAATGATGAACAAAACAGTGTGGGCTGTCTTCCTAACCTATTAAGTGAGCTAATCGGATTAGGTGACAGGACACATGGACTTTCTGCTCTTGGAGgttgtttattttatttaagGCAAACCCTTCTGGATGAGAAGGTACTTCCATGTGCTGAATTTGAGCCCCTTGCATGCTCGGGGCTCATCAACAACATCCAAAAGCATATGATACTTGATGCCGCAGCACTGGAAAatctagaaattttagaaaatcttaGAACTGGTGATCTGTCAGG GACCCTGTATGCACAATTGAATCATTGTGTTACTGGATTTGGAAAGAGGCTGCTCAAACGGTGGATTGCGAGGCCATTGTATGATCGCAGAGCAATACTACAGCGTCAAAGTGCTATTGCTACTTTCAAG GGAGTTGGGCATCAATATGCTGTTCACTTTTGTAAGGATTTGTCTAGGCTCCCCGATATGGAGCGCCTGCTTGCACGTCTTTTTTCTAGCTG CAGTGATGAAAACAGGAGAAGTTCATCAGTTGTTCTTTATGAAGATGCATCAAAGAGACTGCTTCAACAGTTCACTACTGCTCTTCGTGGTTGCCAGCAGATGTTCCAAACATGTTCTTCTATTAGTATGTTGATATGCACAGAGGGATCTCAACTAAATGATTTGCTCTCACCAG GCAAAGGGCTACCGAATGTATCAGCTATTTTAGATCGCTTCAGAGATGCATTTGATTGGTCAGAAGCAGATCGTAATGGTCGGATCATACCTCGTGAAGGTTGTGATCCTGAATATGATGCCACTTGCAATGCAATAGAGGAGATCGAATCTAGTCTAAAAAAATACCTGAAGGAGCAACGGAAGCTGTTGCGTCATGCATCG GTTAATTATGTTAATGTTGGAAAGGATATCTACCTCATTGAAGTGCCTGAGAGCCTGGGAGGTGCTGTTCCTGGAAATTACGAGTTGCAGTCTACAAAAAAG GGTTTCTATCGGTACTGGACACCAGAAGTGAAAGAACTAATATCAGAACTTTCGAAGGCTGAGGCGGAGAAAGAATCAAAATTGAAAGGCATTCTTCAGAAGCTGATTCAGCTATTTGTTGAGCATCACAGCGAGTGGAGACAATTGGTTTCTGTTGTTGCTG AGCTTGATGTCTTGATAAGTATTGCTATTGCGAGTGATTATTTTGAGGGATCAACATGCCGCCCAACTATCAAAGAATCAAATGACCTAGATGATACTCCTACTTTCCATGCAAGAAATCTTGGGCATCCCATTCTACGAAGTGATTCCTTAGGCAAGGGTTCTTTTGTACCAAATGATGTTAAGATAGGTGGGCCTGGGAACGCCAGCTTTATTGTTCTTACTGGTCCGAATATGGGTGGCAAATCAACTCTTTTACGCCAAGtttgtcttaccattatatTGGCACAG ATTGGAGCAGATGTTCCTGCCGAAAACCTTGAGCTCTCTCTTGTTGACCATATATTTGTTCGAATGGGAGCAAGGGATCATATTATGGCTGGCCAAAGTACATTCTTGGTGGAGCTCATGGAGACTGCTTCGgtgctt TCATCAGCTACCAAAAATTCTCTTGTCGCTTTAGATGAGCTTGGACGGGGTACATCAACTTCTGATGGACAAGCTATTGC GGCGTCTGTTCTAGAATATCTTGTTCATCATGTGCAGTGTCTAGGCTTGTTTTCTACGCACTATCATAGGCTAGCAGTGGAACACAAGGATACCAAG GTATCACTTTGTCATATGGCATGCGAGGTAGGAGTGGGAGGAGGAATGGAAGAAGTGACTTTCCTTTATAGATTAACACTTGGTTCATGCCCCAAAAGCTATGGTGTAAATGTTGCTCGATTGGCAG GAATACCGGCTTCAGTGCTTCAAATGGCTAACGAGAAGTCAAGTGACTTTGAGGCCAATTATGGGAAGCGACACCGTATGACCAAAGATAAGCATGTCAGTGCGCAGAGTGAGGATAAATTTTCTGCCATTAGGGATTTGTTCCGTATTGTGAAGGCATGGCATCGTCATGGTGATCAGGCAGAAAGTTTAAGTATGCTCTGTGAAGTACAGAAGTGTGCCAAGGTGCAAGCTGTGGAAGATTAA